In Phyllobacterium zundukense, one DNA window encodes the following:
- a CDS encoding ABC transporter substrate-binding protein: MKKWMNTVAAAAMLLSTATMARAAENVEVLHWWTSGGEATALEVLKKDLETKGITWSDMPVSGGGGTEAMTVLRARVTAGNPPTAVQMLGFDILDWAKQGALGNLDDIASKEGWDAVIPTALQGFSKYDGHWIAAPVNVHSTNWIWINKAALDKAGGKEPANWDELIALLDNFKAQGITPIAHGGQPWQDATIFDAVVLSLGNDFYKAAFIDLDPKALGSDKMKEAFDRMTKLRGYVDDNFSGRDWNLASAMVIENKAGLQFMGDWAKGEFVKAKKEPGKDFVCMRFPGTQGSVTFNSDQFAMFKVSDAQRAPQLVMASAIESPTFQSAFNVVKGSAPARTDVPDTAFDACGKKAIKDLAEANKAGTLYGSMAHGHANPAAVKNAIYDVVTREFNGDLTSDEAVKELVSAVAAAQ; encoded by the coding sequence ATGAAAAAGTGGATGAATACAGTTGCAGCAGCTGCAATGCTGCTCAGTACGGCAACAATGGCTCGCGCAGCCGAAAACGTCGAAGTCCTGCATTGGTGGACGTCCGGCGGTGAAGCGACGGCGCTCGAAGTGCTGAAGAAGGATCTGGAAACCAAGGGTATAACCTGGTCCGACATGCCGGTATCCGGTGGTGGCGGTACGGAAGCAATGACCGTTCTTCGTGCTCGTGTAACCGCCGGCAATCCGCCGACGGCTGTACAGATGCTTGGTTTCGACATTCTCGATTGGGCGAAGCAGGGCGCCCTCGGCAATCTCGATGACATTGCGTCAAAAGAAGGATGGGATGCTGTGATCCCGACGGCCCTTCAGGGCTTCTCCAAATATGACGGTCACTGGATCGCAGCTCCGGTCAATGTTCACTCGACCAACTGGATCTGGATCAACAAGGCGGCCCTCGACAAGGCTGGCGGCAAGGAACCTGCGAACTGGGACGAGCTGATCGCTCTTCTCGACAACTTCAAGGCGCAGGGCATCACGCCGATTGCCCATGGTGGCCAGCCCTGGCAGGATGCGACGATTTTCGACGCTGTCGTCCTGTCTCTCGGCAATGACTTCTACAAGGCGGCTTTCATCGATCTCGATCCCAAGGCTTTGGGCAGCGACAAGATGAAGGAAGCCTTCGATCGCATGACAAAGCTGCGTGGCTATGTGGACGACAATTTCTCCGGTCGTGACTGGAATCTTGCCTCCGCGATGGTCATCGAGAACAAGGCGGGTCTGCAGTTCATGGGCGACTGGGCCAAGGGCGAATTCGTCAAGGCCAAGAAGGAGCCAGGCAAGGACTTCGTCTGCATGCGCTTCCCGGGCACCCAGGGCTCCGTCACGTTCAACTCTGACCAGTTCGCCATGTTCAAGGTCAGCGATGCACAGCGCGCACCGCAGCTGGTTATGGCATCGGCCATCGAAAGCCCGACCTTCCAGTCGGCCTTCAATGTCGTGAAGGGTTCCGCTCCGGCACGCACCGATGTTCCGGACACGGCTTTCGATGCTTGCGGCAAGAAGGCCATCAAGGACCTTGCCGAAGCCAACAAGGCCGGCACGCTCTATGGATCCATGGCTCATGGCCATGCCAATCCAGCAGCTGTCAAGAACGCGATCTATGACGTCGTCACTCGCGAGTTCAACGGTGATTTGACATCTGACGAAGCAGTCAAGGAACTCGTTTCCGCCGTTGCTGCCGCGCAGTAG